A region of Bifidobacterium adolescentis ATCC 15703 DNA encodes the following proteins:
- a CDS encoding alpha/beta fold hydrolase: MTLLSEYYVPGLHIEDRSIKVPLDWTGHEPGHGFDGESISLFYRVVTAPEHVHDDLPLLVFLQGGPGGSGPRPLGPSSDGWIEEAIKHFRVVLPDQRGTGRSSRVDTHVIEGMDGDGKAGAAFLKRFLADSIVRDFEHLRRTEFGSARWVTLGQSYGGFLTLTYLSLFPQGVIASFTTGGIPHVPADATDVYRHTFPRMAAKTKQFYERYPIDIERAAAVADILQSRKVALPNGDPLTVERFQCLGSDFGMKPSFERVHWILDQAFLDGDGSASTSAELSDEFLSSVMNATSSRPLYWPLQEFIYANGELETPICWAAQRVRCEHPEFAGDIRPLNFTGEAMFPWMFEQERALRPFKPAMDVLMEDTHFGTIYDADQLARNEVPLQAAVYFDDMYVDSGLQLDTLSRVGRSHYWTTNEFEHDGVHGSVVFKRLFNEALNRGDLEELF, from the coding sequence ATGACGTTGCTGAGCGAATACTACGTGCCCGGATTGCATATTGAGGATCGTTCCATCAAGGTGCCGTTGGATTGGACGGGCCACGAGCCTGGTCATGGGTTCGATGGCGAATCGATCAGCCTGTTCTACCGTGTGGTCACCGCTCCCGAACATGTGCATGATGATCTTCCGCTGCTCGTGTTCCTGCAGGGTGGTCCCGGTGGTTCCGGTCCGCGTCCGCTCGGTCCAAGTTCCGATGGTTGGATTGAGGAGGCCATCAAGCATTTCCGCGTGGTGTTGCCGGATCAACGTGGTACGGGGCGTTCGTCCCGCGTCGATACGCATGTGATTGAGGGCATGGACGGCGACGGCAAGGCCGGTGCCGCGTTTTTGAAGCGCTTCCTCGCCGATTCGATCGTTCGTGACTTCGAGCATCTGCGTCGTACCGAATTCGGGAGCGCACGTTGGGTCACGCTTGGTCAAAGCTATGGCGGATTCCTGACGCTGACGTATCTTTCGCTGTTCCCGCAAGGAGTCATCGCCAGTTTCACCACGGGCGGCATTCCGCATGTTCCCGCCGATGCGACCGACGTGTACCGTCATACGTTCCCGCGCATGGCGGCAAAGACGAAGCAGTTCTACGAGCGTTACCCGATCGATATCGAACGCGCCGCGGCCGTCGCCGACATTCTGCAGTCGCGCAAGGTCGCATTGCCGAACGGCGATCCGCTCACGGTGGAACGCTTCCAATGCTTGGGATCCGATTTCGGCATGAAGCCAAGTTTCGAACGCGTGCATTGGATTCTTGACCAGGCATTCCTCGACGGCGACGGTTCGGCCTCAACCTCGGCGGAACTGTCTGACGAATTCCTGTCTTCCGTGATGAATGCGACCTCGTCTCGCCCGCTGTATTGGCCGTTGCAGGAGTTCATCTACGCCAACGGTGAGCTGGAAACGCCGATTTGCTGGGCCGCCCAGCGCGTGCGCTGCGAGCATCCGGAATTCGCGGGTGACATTCGTCCGCTTAATTTCACCGGCGAGGCCATGTTCCCGTGGATGTTCGAGCAGGAACGTGCGTTGCGTCCGTTCAAACCAGCCATGGACGTGCTTATGGAAGACACGCATTTCGGCACGATCTACGATGCCGACCAGTTGGCGCGCAATGAGGTTCCGCTGCAGGCTGCCGTCTATTTCGACGACATGTACGTAGATTCTGGATTGCAGCTCGACACGCTGTCCCGCGTCGGTCGTTCACATTATTGGACCACCAACGAATTCGAGCATGACGGCGTGCATGGTTCCGTGGTCTTCAAACGCCTGTTCAACGAAGCACTGAACAGGGGAGATCTGGAAGAACTGTTCTGA
- the proC gene encoding pyrroline-5-carboxylate reductase, whose product MSNPTIGFIGYGNMAQAIAEGLVAAGAIDGTDIVACAAHYDKLEKTTAKVGATPLRTAAEVADAADVVIIAIKPYQIESVIKPIAGALANESTFVVSIAAGWDLAKYRELFGADFGAMHIQCTIPNTPMAVGKGVLVTETDNTLTDAQNETFEKLFSSISLIERVDSAHMGIGMCIAGCAPAFTDMYIEALGDAGVKYGLQRATAYRLAAKMVEGVGALYLANETHPGAMKDAVCSPGGTTIKGVASLEESAFRGAVIKAVDAIEA is encoded by the coding sequence ATGTCCAACCCAACCATCGGATTCATCGGATACGGCAACATGGCACAGGCCATTGCCGAAGGACTTGTCGCGGCAGGTGCAATCGACGGTACTGACATCGTGGCGTGCGCCGCGCATTACGACAAACTGGAGAAAACCACGGCGAAGGTTGGTGCCACACCGCTGCGCACCGCTGCCGAAGTCGCAGACGCGGCCGACGTTGTCATCATCGCCATCAAACCGTACCAGATCGAAAGCGTCATCAAACCAATCGCCGGCGCGCTCGCCAACGAAAGCACATTCGTCGTATCCATTGCGGCAGGCTGGGATCTCGCCAAATACCGTGAACTGTTCGGCGCCGATTTCGGCGCGATGCACATCCAGTGCACCATTCCGAACACGCCGATGGCCGTCGGCAAAGGCGTGCTCGTCACGGAAACCGACAACACGCTGACCGACGCGCAAAACGAGACGTTCGAAAAGCTGTTCTCATCGATCAGCCTCATCGAACGCGTCGACTCCGCGCATATGGGCATCGGCATGTGCATCGCCGGCTGCGCGCCCGCATTCACCGACATGTACATCGAGGCGCTCGGCGACGCGGGCGTGAAATACGGTCTGCAACGCGCCACCGCCTACCGTCTGGCCGCAAAGATGGTGGAAGGCGTCGGCGCACTGTACCTGGCCAACGAAACGCATCCGGGTGCCATGAAGGACGCCGTCTGCTCGCCGGGAGGCACCACCATCAAGGGCGTGGCCTCGTTGGAGGAAAGCGCGTTCCGTGGTGCCGTGATCAAAGCCGTCGACGCCATCGAAGCCTAA
- a CDS encoding DMT family transporter, protein MADAGQESSEGISVSKPVARVMMLVNAAVWGSGYTMLKHVQENMPTQWMMFFRMASAVLLMAIVFFPRLRRIRLRRYIVPGLILALTYWLGFIFQLKGLETTSPGRNSFFTDTYCVMVPFVVWAFTRKRPSWQHLVAAFVCAFGIGLVSLSGGGGAELMHMSFGDAMTIIGAFFFALNLVLVGFIGKDFDAIALMLAEFVWCALLFGAGAVLTEGGPSMAWARWDIVLCIAYLVVGSTVIAQVFQTIAIQNLPTSEASVILSTECIFAMLVSVIFTGETLTVPSLCGFALIFGAILLSEIQLPSAKRQRGTTEGD, encoded by the coding sequence ATGGCAGACGCGGGGCAGGAATCATCGGAAGGCATTAGCGTATCGAAGCCGGTCGCCCGCGTGATGATGCTGGTCAACGCGGCGGTATGGGGATCCGGCTACACCATGCTCAAGCATGTGCAGGAGAACATGCCGACACAGTGGATGATGTTCTTCCGCATGGCTTCGGCGGTACTGCTTATGGCCATCGTGTTTTTCCCACGTCTTCGCAGGATTCGCCTGCGCCGCTATATCGTTCCCGGTCTGATACTCGCGTTGACTTACTGGCTGGGATTCATCTTCCAGCTCAAAGGACTTGAAACCACGTCTCCCGGACGCAACAGCTTCTTCACCGACACCTATTGCGTGATGGTGCCGTTCGTGGTGTGGGCGTTCACGCGCAAACGCCCCAGCTGGCAGCATCTGGTGGCCGCGTTCGTCTGCGCGTTCGGCATTGGTCTGGTGTCGCTGAGCGGCGGCGGTGGCGCGGAACTCATGCATATGAGCTTCGGTGACGCCATGACTATCATCGGCGCGTTTTTCTTCGCGTTGAATCTGGTTTTGGTTGGTTTCATCGGCAAGGATTTCGACGCGATCGCGCTGATGCTTGCCGAATTCGTGTGGTGCGCCCTGCTGTTCGGCGCTGGCGCGGTGCTTACCGAAGGCGGACCGTCCATGGCTTGGGCGCGGTGGGACATCGTGCTGTGCATCGCCTACCTGGTGGTCGGCTCCACGGTGATCGCCCAAGTGTTTCAAACCATCGCCATACAGAATCTGCCCACTTCCGAGGCGTCCGTGATCTTAAGCACGGAATGCATCTTCGCCATGCTGGTATCCGTGATTTTCACCGGCGAAACGCTGACCGTGCCGTCGTTATGCGGTTTCGCGCTGATTTTCGGTGCGATTCTGCTGTCCGAAATCCAACTGCCCTCCGCAAAACGACAGCGTGGCACAACGGAAGGCGATTAG
- the ychF gene encoding redox-regulated ATPase YchF, which translates to MSLTIGIVGLPNVGKSTMFNALTRNNVLAENYPFATIEPNTGIVPLPDDRLPVLAKLVHTEKIVPATVTFVDIAGIVKGASEGEGLGNKFLANIREADAICEVVRAFEDDDIVHVNGKVDPSDDIETINTELILADLQTIENALPKLEKDLRGKKIEPAYMDAVKQAKEILEAGETIDKAAREGRFDKDSVYDLHLMSAKPFIYVFNVDDSELQNQDLKTKLAASVAPAPAIFLNAQFEADLTELDEDDAREMLADAGLEESGLDQLARVGYDTLGLSTFLTAGEKEVRAWQIHKGYTAPQAAGVIHTDFEKGFIKADIVSYDDFVAAEGSMTKIKEEGKLRQEGRDYVMQDGDIVEFKFNVSKGK; encoded by the coding sequence ATGTCTCTTACTATCGGAATCGTCGGACTGCCGAACGTCGGCAAGTCCACCATGTTCAACGCATTGACCCGTAACAACGTACTGGCGGAAAACTATCCGTTCGCCACCATCGAACCGAACACCGGCATCGTGCCATTGCCGGATGACCGTCTGCCGGTGCTTGCCAAGCTCGTGCACACGGAGAAGATCGTGCCGGCCACCGTCACCTTCGTCGACATCGCAGGCATCGTCAAGGGCGCTTCGGAAGGCGAAGGCTTGGGCAACAAGTTCCTCGCCAACATTCGCGAAGCCGACGCGATCTGCGAGGTTGTGCGTGCCTTCGAAGACGATGATATCGTGCACGTCAACGGCAAGGTCGATCCGTCCGACGACATTGAAACCATCAACACCGAGCTGATCCTCGCCGATCTGCAGACCATCGAGAACGCGCTGCCGAAGCTGGAGAAGGATCTGCGCGGCAAGAAGATCGAGCCGGCCTACATGGACGCCGTCAAGCAGGCCAAGGAGATCCTCGAAGCCGGTGAGACCATCGACAAGGCCGCCCGCGAAGGCCGCTTCGACAAGGACTCCGTCTACGACCTGCACCTGATGAGCGCCAAGCCGTTCATCTACGTGTTCAACGTGGACGATTCCGAACTGCAGAACCAGGATCTCAAGACCAAGCTCGCCGCCTCCGTGGCTCCGGCTCCGGCCATCTTCCTCAACGCGCAATTCGAAGCCGACCTGACCGAACTCGACGAGGACGACGCGCGCGAAATGCTCGCCGACGCCGGCCTTGAGGAATCCGGCCTCGACCAGCTGGCACGCGTCGGCTACGACACGCTCGGCCTGTCCACCTTCCTCACCGCAGGCGAGAAGGAAGTGCGCGCATGGCAGATCCACAAGGGCTACACCGCCCCGCAGGCCGCCGGCGTGATCCACACCGACTTCGAAAAGGGCTTCATCAAGGCCGATATCGTCTCCTATGACGATTTCGTTGCCGCCGAAGGCTCCATGACGAAGATCAAGGAGGAAGGCAAGCTCCGTCAGGAAGGCCGCGACTACGTCATGCAGGACGGCGACATCGTCGAATTCAAGTTCAATGTATCCAAGGGCAAGTAA
- a CDS encoding sensor histidine kinase, with the protein MSNFKQRLLSWMHGHVFAGDLIITLVIGVLLFGVTGGITYNPGLLFDLKPSTQMAWEAAMLIPLLIRRWRPQTGALLCVALTLAHLIFGPCLLGADILALFMLYSVIIYGNPKNTKAFIILALIIGLLASALVAWTMTNGPLLTGGKVHTWSSWNDPNPNGVMVTKDTLGSIYTGTSMSEVADMMAQYMLVLTPIFEVCIISTVIVAFWQRARLATVCMMRERNEAIAARDQNERDIAALAERARIARDMHDVVAHTLSIIIVQSDGGRYAGTHDPAVARNTMETIRHESERALHDMQRLLGVFGGSPHADYNDIGNLVEQAQNVSPDIRIRRNITGTASPEQLGEQASIASYHVVQEALTNIRKYAGPHVDVHIKESWNNGLLTLTITDNGHGAAANIDGHTPGYGLLGMKERIESAGGSLQAGPQLGGGFEVMATLPYGGKEQVTEETGEQYASEQSESCNTTAISSKAKLSDEAIAPHTVVNISARIPDQPSEQTQETNQPTGRDHRSNALQHLRITAPNLHDLLKSLKLKSVELANTSNSRGLNWVERVSAWTQHHYALMDSVGAVALVMLLNRMSVTFFFDSSPHAQLSNAIAACCLLALALRRRFPETCALIVFVLSVVQLVFLGSIEVGHIVASLCALYSAVLYGREHAWRWTGLAAVTCSALMGLKIAADQHGYATLFDAIAASVGLTKPVSATSSSTAAFFTGVMYTVAVLILCAGIMAWARWTRSSDSNALVLQAREEALVAEQEKQRILAANMERDRISASIQAEVTATLNSVISQAVDGIRMLDAAEAQGKEPTADEISAAFKAIGEQGRAALKRMRELLGVLRETGFSDDAHAGSASELQLRPAAPLEEQLQRASR; encoded by the coding sequence ATGTCGAATTTCAAACAGCGTCTCTTGTCATGGATGCATGGCCATGTTTTCGCCGGCGATCTCATCATCACGCTTGTTATAGGTGTTCTGCTGTTCGGCGTGACCGGCGGCATCACCTATAATCCGGGATTGCTGTTTGACCTTAAGCCTTCCACGCAGATGGCATGGGAAGCGGCAATGCTTATTCCACTGCTGATCCGTCGATGGCGGCCGCAGACCGGAGCGTTGCTCTGCGTGGCATTGACCTTGGCGCATCTCATATTCGGCCCTTGCCTGTTGGGCGCCGATATTCTGGCATTGTTCATGCTGTATTCGGTGATCATCTACGGCAATCCCAAAAACACGAAAGCCTTCATTATTCTGGCGTTGATCATCGGTCTTCTGGCTTCGGCGCTGGTGGCATGGACCATGACCAATGGACCATTGCTCACCGGAGGCAAAGTGCATACATGGAGCAGCTGGAATGACCCAAATCCAAATGGCGTTATGGTCACGAAAGACACTCTCGGTTCCATCTACACAGGAACATCCATGTCGGAAGTCGCCGACATGATGGCGCAATACATGCTGGTACTGACGCCGATTTTCGAAGTATGCATTATTTCCACCGTCATTGTAGCGTTCTGGCAGCGTGCCCGTCTGGCAACCGTTTGCATGATGCGGGAACGCAATGAGGCAATCGCCGCGCGAGACCAGAATGAACGCGATATCGCCGCGTTAGCGGAACGCGCACGCATCGCACGTGACATGCACGATGTGGTGGCGCACACCCTGTCAATCATCATCGTGCAGTCTGATGGCGGTCGCTATGCAGGCACGCATGATCCCGCGGTGGCCAGAAACACCATGGAGACGATTCGACACGAATCGGAACGCGCACTGCATGACATGCAACGTCTTCTGGGAGTATTCGGGGGTTCACCGCACGCCGATTATAACGATATCGGCAATCTTGTGGAACAAGCGCAAAACGTCTCCCCCGACATTCGAATCCGACGGAATATCACCGGCACCGCCAGCCCAGAACAACTCGGCGAACAAGCCTCGATAGCTTCCTACCATGTAGTGCAGGAGGCGCTGACGAATATCCGCAAGTATGCGGGGCCGCACGTCGATGTACATATTAAAGAGTCATGGAACAACGGTTTGCTCACTTTGACCATCACCGACAATGGTCATGGCGCGGCGGCCAATATCGACGGGCATACGCCAGGTTACGGCCTGCTGGGCATGAAAGAACGCATCGAATCGGCCGGAGGCTCGTTGCAGGCTGGCCCTCAACTCGGCGGAGGCTTCGAAGTCATGGCCACCCTGCCTTACGGCGGTAAAGAACAGGTGACAGAAGAAACCGGCGAACAGTATGCCTCGGAACAGTCCGAATCTTGCAACACAACTGCCATATCCAGCAAAGCGAAACTATCCGACGAAGCAATCGCACCTCACACAGTCGTCAACATATCGGCGCGAATCCCAGATCAGCCATCGGAGCAGACGCAGGAAACCAACCAACCGACCGGTCGCGATCATCGTTCGAATGCCCTGCAACATTTGCGCATCACCGCACCCAATCTGCATGATTTGCTCAAATCGTTGAAACTGAAATCCGTAGAACTTGCAAATACATCCAATTCGCGAGGGCTGAATTGGGTGGAACGCGTTTCCGCGTGGACGCAGCACCATTATGCGCTCATGGATTCCGTTGGTGCCGTGGCATTGGTCATGCTGCTGAATCGCATGTCGGTTACGTTCTTTTTTGATAGTTCACCTCATGCGCAGCTCTCAAATGCGATCGCCGCATGCTGCTTGCTGGCGCTGGCTCTTCGACGCAGGTTCCCCGAGACTTGCGCGCTTATTGTGTTCGTATTGTCGGTTGTGCAATTGGTGTTTTTGGGATCGATTGAGGTCGGGCACATCGTAGCGTCGCTGTGCGCACTGTATTCAGCCGTATTGTATGGGCGTGAACACGCATGGCGTTGGACCGGTCTTGCCGCTGTCACCTGTTCAGCTCTGATGGGCTTGAAAATCGCAGCCGACCAACATGGATATGCTACCTTGTTCGACGCTATCGCCGCTTCCGTGGGCTTGACAAAACCGGTTTCAGCCACGTCAAGCAGTACTGCGGCGTTTTTTACCGGCGTTATGTATACGGTTGCGGTGTTGATACTGTGCGCCGGCATTATGGCATGGGCGCGTTGGACTCGCTCCAGTGATTCAAACGCACTGGTGTTGCAGGCGCGAGAGGAAGCGCTGGTGGCCGAGCAGGAGAAGCAGCGTATTCTCGCGGCGAATATGGAACGCGACCGTATCAGTGCCAGCATTCAGGCTGAAGTCACCGCCACGCTGAACAGCGTGATTAGTCAAGCCGTCGATGGTATCCGCATGTTGGACGCTGCCGAAGCACAAGGCAAAGAGCCTACTGCCGACGAGATTTCCGCAGCGTTCAAAGCCATCGGAGAACAGGGGCGCGCCGCGCTTAAGCGTATGCGCGAACTGCTCGGAGTGCTTCGTGAGACTGGTTTCAGCGATGACGCTCATGCCGGTAGCGCGAGCGAACTGCAGTTGAGGCCCGCAGCACCGCTGGAGGAGCAGCTGCAGCGCGCGTCTCGATAG
- a CDS encoding YeiH family protein → MIDFCKKWWTRIATKEMAFIGIVTLAASLVASWLKQFPGFSLFGALIIALLIGMVAQFPIRKWYSSRSAEHKAGVKDAAGLISNKLLRLGIILLGFKLNLTVLFTQGIKCLPIAAVVVTLTIVVCYNIARKLGVDPQLAILVAGGTGICGAAAVMGLSGSIKVPPEKEDEKANNEVMAVAIIAIMGTIFALLEIALGPLTGLSKTQLGITAGASLHEIAHAVAAGDAFGAVGIATIMKLSRVLMLVFAAIIIAIWWDRNHSEMPADGKRKVSFPWFMLGFIGASIIGTFVPFIDAIAPNLVDFAYIVLGMAMAALGINVNFSAIAKKGQKAFLASFLTSVLLMCFAAGIAALFF, encoded by the coding sequence GTGATTGATTTTTGCAAGAAATGGTGGACTCGCATAGCCACCAAGGAAATGGCGTTCATTGGCATCGTCACGTTGGCGGCCTCTCTGGTGGCTTCGTGGCTCAAGCAGTTTCCGGGATTCAGCCTGTTCGGCGCGTTGATCATCGCTCTGCTCATCGGCATGGTCGCGCAGTTCCCGATCCGCAAATGGTATTCGAGCCGTTCCGCCGAACATAAGGCCGGTGTGAAGGATGCGGCCGGGCTCATTTCGAACAAGCTGCTTCGCCTGGGCATCATCCTGCTTGGCTTCAAGCTCAATCTGACGGTGCTGTTCACGCAGGGTATCAAGTGTCTGCCGATCGCGGCAGTGGTGGTGACGCTCACCATCGTGGTGTGCTACAACATCGCACGCAAGCTTGGCGTCGATCCGCAGCTCGCCATTCTCGTGGCGGGCGGTACCGGCATCTGTGGCGCGGCAGCCGTCATGGGATTGTCCGGCTCCATCAAGGTGCCGCCGGAAAAAGAGGATGAGAAGGCCAACAATGAGGTGATGGCCGTGGCCATCATCGCCATCATGGGCACCATCTTCGCATTGCTGGAAATCGCCCTTGGGCCGTTGACGGGCCTGAGCAAGACGCAGTTGGGCATCACCGCTGGCGCGTCCCTGCACGAAATCGCCCATGCCGTGGCCGCCGGCGACGCGTTCGGCGCGGTGGGCATCGCCACCATCATGAAGCTTTCCCGCGTGCTGATGCTGGTGTTCGCGGCCATCATCATCGCCATCTGGTGGGACAGAAACCATTCCGAAATGCCGGCCGACGGCAAACGCAAAGTGTCGTTCCCGTGGTTCATGCTCGGTTTCATCGGCGCTTCCATCATCGGCACGTTCGTGCCGTTCATCGACGCCATCGCACCGAATCTGGTGGACTTCGCCTACATCGTGCTCGGCATGGCCATGGCGGCGCTCGGCATCAATGTGAATTTCAGCGCCATCGCGAAGAAGGGACAGAAGGCGTTCCTGGCGAGCTTCCTCACGTCCGTGCTGCTCATGTGCTTCGCGGCGGGAATCGCGGCGCTGTTCTTCTAA
- a CDS encoding FeoA family protein, whose product MSTSRAVRDAANPTMTLHDCPLNARVVVDGIDLDDRHRFRLCEIGLAPGTGLRVVQRGAFGGRVIAFGNERVAVDGGTARAVRVRFAQDWAVQDSAAQDKTARHEENGNTHEC is encoded by the coding sequence ATGAGTACTTCACGCGCGGTTCGTGACGCGGCCAACCCGACTATGACATTGCATGACTGTCCGCTGAACGCGCGCGTTGTCGTGGACGGCATCGATTTGGACGATCGGCATCGGTTCCGCCTGTGCGAGATCGGACTGGCGCCGGGCACCGGTCTGCGGGTCGTGCAGCGGGGCGCGTTCGGCGGAAGGGTCATCGCCTTCGGCAACGAACGCGTAGCGGTGGATGGTGGTACCGCGCGCGCCGTCCGCGTACGGTTTGCGCAGGACTGGGCAGTACAGGATAGTGCCGCGCAAGACAAGACCGCACGGCATGAAGAGAACGGAAACACGCACGAATGCTGA
- the feoB gene encoding ferrous iron transport protein B has product MTRRVVFVGNPNVGKSSMFNALLGARTRTMNAPGTTVSITCGQYHYEKPKTAGNAQNWQFVDTPGTYSLAPMSPDEQVAVNALTGMSGMPVPDLAVVVLDATALSRSLYLLSMVVELGLPTVVALTMNDLAVRNGCGVDAERLSHLLDGMPVVAIDGRTGDGGKALADAIAASFEGTPVPHGLTALPTVTADADMKTADGLSVWAELRADARLDWTAGILRGLDMHAVDHVTLSDRIDRVLLHPVIGVLVFLAVLFVVFQATTTLASPMQDWIDVTFRGWCTDGLDLLLGLFGPSVSGGWLRSLLVDGLLDGVVTVLTFIPVMGIMFLLLSILEDSGYMARAAFVMDRAMRALGLDGRAFLPIIVGFGCNLPALAATRTLSDSRQRVLTGMLVPFAACSARLSVFLVLAHAFFPKYAGLVVFLMYVASVMVILLVGVLLRHTMFRGLEPEPLMLALPAYQCPRALQLARSVLLRLWGFIRGASVIIISMITALWLLQGIPVTANAGGFAHVDDVHDSAYGVLADAVAPVFAPAGFDDWHASAALITGFVAKEVVVGSMSQSYHADEPDDAASQQAGEGTLGQKLRASFDQSSHGHGKAAAIAFLLFTLAYTPCLATVAEMRRQFGTKVAARSVLLSLAVAYVIAIIAFQTLRLIW; this is encoded by the coding sequence ATGACCAGACGCGTCGTATTCGTCGGCAATCCGAACGTCGGCAAATCCTCCATGTTCAACGCACTGCTCGGCGCGAGAACCCGCACGATGAACGCGCCCGGCACCACGGTGTCCATCACCTGCGGGCAATACCATTACGAAAAACCGAAAACAGCGGGAAACGCGCAAAACTGGCAGTTTGTGGACACCCCCGGCACATATTCTCTGGCGCCGATGAGTCCCGATGAGCAGGTCGCCGTCAACGCGCTGACCGGCATGTCAGGCATGCCCGTTCCCGACCTTGCCGTCGTGGTGCTGGACGCCACCGCGCTGTCCCGATCGCTGTACCTGCTGTCGATGGTGGTGGAGCTCGGGCTGCCCACCGTCGTGGCACTCACCATGAACGACCTCGCCGTCCGCAACGGCTGCGGCGTCGATGCGGAACGACTGTCCCATTTGCTGGACGGCATGCCGGTCGTCGCGATTGACGGACGTACCGGAGACGGCGGCAAGGCTTTGGCCGACGCGATCGCCGCAAGTTTCGAGGGAACGCCCGTTCCGCACGGGCTGACCGCACTGCCAACCGTGACAGCCGACGCCGACATGAAAACCGCCGACGGCCTGAGCGTCTGGGCCGAATTGCGGGCCGACGCACGACTCGATTGGACCGCCGGCATATTGCGCGGTCTCGACATGCATGCGGTCGACCACGTCACCTTGTCCGACCGCATCGACCGCGTGCTGCTGCACCCCGTGATTGGCGTCCTCGTCTTCCTTGCGGTGCTGTTCGTCGTGTTCCAGGCCACCACCACGCTCGCCAGCCCCATGCAGGATTGGATCGACGTGACCTTCCGCGGATGGTGCACAGATGGACTCGACCTGCTGCTCGGCCTGTTCGGACCATCCGTGAGCGGCGGCTGGCTGCGTTCGCTGCTGGTGGACGGACTGCTTGACGGCGTGGTCACCGTGCTGACGTTCATTCCGGTGATGGGCATCATGTTCCTGCTGCTGTCAATCTTGGAGGATTCCGGCTACATGGCCCGCGCCGCGTTCGTGATGGACCGTGCCATGCGCGCCTTGGGATTGGACGGTCGCGCGTTCCTGCCGATCATCGTCGGCTTCGGCTGCAATCTGCCGGCTTTGGCCGCCACACGAACCCTATCCGATTCCCGGCAACGGGTGCTTACCGGCATGCTGGTGCCGTTCGCGGCATGTTCCGCACGACTATCGGTGTTTTTGGTGCTCGCCCACGCGTTCTTCCCGAAATACGCCGGTCTCGTGGTCTTCCTCATGTACGTGGCTTCGGTCATGGTCATCCTGCTGGTCGGCGTGCTGCTGCGCCACACCATGTTCCGCGGCCTCGAACCCGAACCGTTGATGCTGGCGCTTCCCGCATACCAATGCCCGCGCGCGTTGCAGCTGGCGCGTTCGGTACTGCTGCGTCTATGGGGCTTCATCCGTGGAGCCAGCGTGATCATCATTTCAATGATCACGGCGCTGTGGCTGCTGCAGGGCATTCCGGTAACCGCCAACGCAGGCGGTTTCGCTCATGTCGACGACGTGCATGATTCCGCGTATGGCGTGCTCGCCGACGCGGTCGCTCCCGTGTTCGCGCCGGCCGGTTTCGACGACTGGCATGCCTCGGCCGCGCTGATCACGGGATTCGTGGCCAAAGAGGTCGTGGTCGGTTCGATGTCGCAGTCCTACCATGCGGACGAACCGGATGATGCGGCTTCCCAACAAGCCGGGGAGGGAACGCTGGGACAGAAGCTGCGCGCCTCGTTCGACCAGTCATCGCACGGCCACGGCAAGGCGGCGGCCATCGCCTTCCTGCTGTTCACGCTCGCCTACACGCCATGTCTTGCGACGGTCGCCGAAATGCGACGGCAGTTCGGCACGAAAGTCGCGGCGCGATCCGTCCTGCTGAGCTTGGCCGTGGCATACGTCATCGCCATCATCGCCTTCCAAACATTGCGGTTGATATGGTGA